The proteins below come from a single Oncorhynchus tshawytscha isolate Ot180627B linkage group LG22, Otsh_v2.0, whole genome shotgun sequence genomic window:
- the LOC112221647 gene encoding inositol 1,4,5-triphosphate receptor associated 2 isoform X1 yields the protein MVPIHAMHPQPDEGTPKQSDQPTKMLIVLDSEDSEEESIEEQQPVTPWNDLCIIDRVGFTSAKMSEEQVENAFSQIALAFRSDQYTLKQRLQAEEHARNLAEENIQLELMRGRETLETLKALCLDSIRSKILQRLELCLDILGGTVERISNTAEVLGAVHQEARVSRAVELMVSHVDNLKRRNERDTELDETKKLNREILRRNYSDPRDEGEFRQKDNKTSQQLHIGASRRRVSIAVINKQAQEKRKLERGLQKSFSLDHGIGKKSLSTPSPSMDSITESNSSVMVKTEEMDVPLLDGRPHEAPDDNKQTVAADVQSPPEPDPTPVYTAPCPTLTHKPNEVDTKKNSMRCRHKGKAALERTERRKGNREKTMTHTDQCITGTCGPMCRGRPLAPWMWHCRWVVLSVYLVVLCCVILLIILFWLGPERLL from the exons ATGGTGCCGATCCATGCTATGCACCCTCAG CCTGATGAGGGGACACCTAAACAAAGTGACCAGCCAACCAAGATGCTAATCGTGCTAGACAGTGAGGACAGTGAGGAAG AGTCCATTGAAGAGCAGCAGCCGGTTACGCCATGGAATGACCTGTGTATTATAGATCGCGTAGGCTTCACCAG TGCTAAGATGTCAGAGGAACAAGTGGAG AATGCATTCTCCCAGATTGCGCTGGCCTTTCGTAGTGACCAGTACACCCTGAAGCAGAGGCTGCAGGCAGAGGAGCATGCTAGGAACCTGGCTGAGGAGAACATCCAGCTGGAGCTGATGAGAGGCCGGGAGACACTGGAG ACTCTAAAGGCTCTGTGTCTGGACAGTATACGCAGTAAGATCCTCCAGAGACTAGAGCTGTGTCTGGATATACTGGGAGGCACAGTGGAGAGAATCTCCAACACAGCAGAGGTGTTGGGAGCTGTACATCAG GAGGCTCGTGTGAGTCGAGCGGTGGAGCTGATGGTGAGCCACGTTGACAACCTGAAGAGGCGtaatgagagagacacagagctggACGAGACCAAGAAACTCAACAGGGAAATCCTCCGTAGGAACTACAGCGACCCTAGAG ATGAAGGAGAGTTCAGGCAGAAGGACAATAAAACCTCTCAGCAG TTGCACATTGGTGCAAGTCGTCGAAGGGTCAGCATAGCAGTGATCAACAAACAAGCCCAG GAAAAGAGAAAATTGGAAAGAGGGCTGCAGAAGTCATTCTCATTAGATCATGGGATAGGCAAGAAGTCGCTCTCAACCCCATCTCCATCAATGGACTCCATCACAGAGTCCAACTCTTCAGTCATGGTCAAGACAGAAGAGATGGATGTTCCCTTACTGGATGGCAG ACCACATGAAGCCCCTGATgataacaaacaaacagttgCTGCTGATGTCCAGTCACCACCTGAACCAGACCCCACTCCAGTCTATACAGCACCCTGTCCCACTCTCACACACAAGCCAAACGAAGTGGACACCAAGAAAAACAGCATGAG GTGCAGACATAAAGGCaaggctgcgctggagaggacggagaggaggaaagggaacagagagaaaacaaTGACACACACCGACCAATGCATCACCGGAAC GTGTGGCCCTATGTGCAGAGGGCGCCCCCTGGCCCCCTGGATGTGGCACTGCCGCTGGGTTGTCCTCAGTGTGTATCTGGTAGTGCTCTGCTGTGTGATACTACTGATCATCCTTTTCTGGCTCGGTCCTGAACGTCTGCTGTGA
- the LOC112221647 gene encoding inositol 1,4,5-triphosphate receptor associated 2 isoform X2: MVPIHAMHPQPDEGTPKQSDQPTKMLIVLDSEDSEEESIEEQQPVTPWNDLCIIDRVGFTSAKMSEEQVENAFSQIALAFRSDQYTLKQRLQAEEHARNLAEENIQLELMRGRETLETLKALCLDSIRSKILQRLELCLDILGGTVERISNTAEVLGAVHQEARVSRAVELMVSHVDNLKRRNERDTELDETKKLNREILRRNYSDPRDEGEFRQKDNKTSQQLHIGASRRRVSIAVINKQAQEKRKLERGLQKSFSLDHGIGKKSLSTPSPSMDSITESNSSVMVKTEEMDVPLLDGRPHEAPDDNKQTVAADVQSPPEPDPTPVYTAPCPTLTHKPNEVDTKKNSMRHKGKAALERTERRKGNREKTMTHTDQCITGTCGPMCRGRPLAPWMWHCRWVVLSVYLVVLCCVILLIILFWLGPERLL, translated from the exons ATGGTGCCGATCCATGCTATGCACCCTCAG CCTGATGAGGGGACACCTAAACAAAGTGACCAGCCAACCAAGATGCTAATCGTGCTAGACAGTGAGGACAGTGAGGAAG AGTCCATTGAAGAGCAGCAGCCGGTTACGCCATGGAATGACCTGTGTATTATAGATCGCGTAGGCTTCACCAG TGCTAAGATGTCAGAGGAACAAGTGGAG AATGCATTCTCCCAGATTGCGCTGGCCTTTCGTAGTGACCAGTACACCCTGAAGCAGAGGCTGCAGGCAGAGGAGCATGCTAGGAACCTGGCTGAGGAGAACATCCAGCTGGAGCTGATGAGAGGCCGGGAGACACTGGAG ACTCTAAAGGCTCTGTGTCTGGACAGTATACGCAGTAAGATCCTCCAGAGACTAGAGCTGTGTCTGGATATACTGGGAGGCACAGTGGAGAGAATCTCCAACACAGCAGAGGTGTTGGGAGCTGTACATCAG GAGGCTCGTGTGAGTCGAGCGGTGGAGCTGATGGTGAGCCACGTTGACAACCTGAAGAGGCGtaatgagagagacacagagctggACGAGACCAAGAAACTCAACAGGGAAATCCTCCGTAGGAACTACAGCGACCCTAGAG ATGAAGGAGAGTTCAGGCAGAAGGACAATAAAACCTCTCAGCAG TTGCACATTGGTGCAAGTCGTCGAAGGGTCAGCATAGCAGTGATCAACAAACAAGCCCAG GAAAAGAGAAAATTGGAAAGAGGGCTGCAGAAGTCATTCTCATTAGATCATGGGATAGGCAAGAAGTCGCTCTCAACCCCATCTCCATCAATGGACTCCATCACAGAGTCCAACTCTTCAGTCATGGTCAAGACAGAAGAGATGGATGTTCCCTTACTGGATGGCAG ACCACATGAAGCCCCTGATgataacaaacaaacagttgCTGCTGATGTCCAGTCACCACCTGAACCAGACCCCACTCCAGTCTATACAGCACCCTGTCCCACTCTCACACACAAGCCAAACGAAGTGGACACCAAGAAAAACAGCATGAG ACATAAAGGCaaggctgcgctggagaggacggagaggaggaaagggaacagagagaaaacaaTGACACACACCGACCAATGCATCACCGGAAC GTGTGGCCCTATGTGCAGAGGGCGCCCCCTGGCCCCCTGGATGTGGCACTGCCGCTGGGTTGTCCTCAGTGTGTATCTGGTAGTGCTCTGCTGTGTGATACTACTGATCATCCTTTTCTGGCTCGGTCCTGAACGTCTGCTGTGA
- the LOC112221647 gene encoding inositol 1,4,5-triphosphate receptor associated 1 isoform X3, producing the protein MGQGAVVFGPHSPVASFCCYGADPCYAPSESIEEQQPVTPWNDLCIIDRVGFTSAKMSEEQVENAFSQIALAFRSDQYTLKQRLQAEEHARNLAEENIQLELMRGRETLETLKALCLDSIRSKILQRLELCLDILGGTVERISNTAEVLGAVHQEARVSRAVELMVSHVDNLKRRNERDTELDETKKLNREILRRNYSDPRDEGEFRQKDNKTSQQLHIGASRRRVSIAVINKQAQEKRKLERGLQKSFSLDHGIGKKSLSTPSPSMDSITESNSSVMVKTEEMDVPLLDGRPHEAPDDNKQTVAADVQSPPEPDPTPVYTAPCPTLTHKPNEVDTKKNSMRCRHKGKAALERTERRKGNREKTMTHTDQCITGTCGPMCRGRPLAPWMWHCRWVVLSVYLVVLCCVILLIILFWLGPERLL; encoded by the exons ATG GGACAGGGAGCAGTTGTCTTTGGTCCCCATTCTCCAGTAGCATCGTTCTGCTGCTATGGTGCCGATCCATGCTATGCACCCTCAG AGTCCATTGAAGAGCAGCAGCCGGTTACGCCATGGAATGACCTGTGTATTATAGATCGCGTAGGCTTCACCAG TGCTAAGATGTCAGAGGAACAAGTGGAG AATGCATTCTCCCAGATTGCGCTGGCCTTTCGTAGTGACCAGTACACCCTGAAGCAGAGGCTGCAGGCAGAGGAGCATGCTAGGAACCTGGCTGAGGAGAACATCCAGCTGGAGCTGATGAGAGGCCGGGAGACACTGGAG ACTCTAAAGGCTCTGTGTCTGGACAGTATACGCAGTAAGATCCTCCAGAGACTAGAGCTGTGTCTGGATATACTGGGAGGCACAGTGGAGAGAATCTCCAACACAGCAGAGGTGTTGGGAGCTGTACATCAG GAGGCTCGTGTGAGTCGAGCGGTGGAGCTGATGGTGAGCCACGTTGACAACCTGAAGAGGCGtaatgagagagacacagagctggACGAGACCAAGAAACTCAACAGGGAAATCCTCCGTAGGAACTACAGCGACCCTAGAG ATGAAGGAGAGTTCAGGCAGAAGGACAATAAAACCTCTCAGCAG TTGCACATTGGTGCAAGTCGTCGAAGGGTCAGCATAGCAGTGATCAACAAACAAGCCCAG GAAAAGAGAAAATTGGAAAGAGGGCTGCAGAAGTCATTCTCATTAGATCATGGGATAGGCAAGAAGTCGCTCTCAACCCCATCTCCATCAATGGACTCCATCACAGAGTCCAACTCTTCAGTCATGGTCAAGACAGAAGAGATGGATGTTCCCTTACTGGATGGCAG ACCACATGAAGCCCCTGATgataacaaacaaacagttgCTGCTGATGTCCAGTCACCACCTGAACCAGACCCCACTCCAGTCTATACAGCACCCTGTCCCACTCTCACACACAAGCCAAACGAAGTGGACACCAAGAAAAACAGCATGAG GTGCAGACATAAAGGCaaggctgcgctggagaggacggagaggaggaaagggaacagagagaaaacaaTGACACACACCGACCAATGCATCACCGGAAC GTGTGGCCCTATGTGCAGAGGGCGCCCCCTGGCCCCCTGGATGTGGCACTGCCGCTGGGTTGTCCTCAGTGTGTATCTGGTAGTGCTCTGCTGTGTGATACTACTGATCATCCTTTTCTGGCTCGGTCCTGAACGTCTGCTGTGA
- the LOC112221647 gene encoding inositol 1,4,5-triphosphate receptor associated 1 isoform X4 codes for MGAVVFGPHSPVASFCCYGADPCYAPSESIEEQQPVTPWNDLCIIDRVGFTSAKMSEEQVENAFSQIALAFRSDQYTLKQRLQAEEHARNLAEENIQLELMRGRETLETLKALCLDSIRSKILQRLELCLDILGGTVERISNTAEVLGAVHQEARVSRAVELMVSHVDNLKRRNERDTELDETKKLNREILRRNYSDPRDEGEFRQKDNKTSQQLHIGASRRRVSIAVINKQAQEKRKLERGLQKSFSLDHGIGKKSLSTPSPSMDSITESNSSVMVKTEEMDVPLLDGRPHEAPDDNKQTVAADVQSPPEPDPTPVYTAPCPTLTHKPNEVDTKKNSMRCRHKGKAALERTERRKGNREKTMTHTDQCITGTCGPMCRGRPLAPWMWHCRWVVLSVYLVVLCCVILLIILFWLGPERLL; via the exons ATG GGAGCAGTTGTCTTTGGTCCCCATTCTCCAGTAGCATCGTTCTGCTGCTATGGTGCCGATCCATGCTATGCACCCTCAG AGTCCATTGAAGAGCAGCAGCCGGTTACGCCATGGAATGACCTGTGTATTATAGATCGCGTAGGCTTCACCAG TGCTAAGATGTCAGAGGAACAAGTGGAG AATGCATTCTCCCAGATTGCGCTGGCCTTTCGTAGTGACCAGTACACCCTGAAGCAGAGGCTGCAGGCAGAGGAGCATGCTAGGAACCTGGCTGAGGAGAACATCCAGCTGGAGCTGATGAGAGGCCGGGAGACACTGGAG ACTCTAAAGGCTCTGTGTCTGGACAGTATACGCAGTAAGATCCTCCAGAGACTAGAGCTGTGTCTGGATATACTGGGAGGCACAGTGGAGAGAATCTCCAACACAGCAGAGGTGTTGGGAGCTGTACATCAG GAGGCTCGTGTGAGTCGAGCGGTGGAGCTGATGGTGAGCCACGTTGACAACCTGAAGAGGCGtaatgagagagacacagagctggACGAGACCAAGAAACTCAACAGGGAAATCCTCCGTAGGAACTACAGCGACCCTAGAG ATGAAGGAGAGTTCAGGCAGAAGGACAATAAAACCTCTCAGCAG TTGCACATTGGTGCAAGTCGTCGAAGGGTCAGCATAGCAGTGATCAACAAACAAGCCCAG GAAAAGAGAAAATTGGAAAGAGGGCTGCAGAAGTCATTCTCATTAGATCATGGGATAGGCAAGAAGTCGCTCTCAACCCCATCTCCATCAATGGACTCCATCACAGAGTCCAACTCTTCAGTCATGGTCAAGACAGAAGAGATGGATGTTCCCTTACTGGATGGCAG ACCACATGAAGCCCCTGATgataacaaacaaacagttgCTGCTGATGTCCAGTCACCACCTGAACCAGACCCCACTCCAGTCTATACAGCACCCTGTCCCACTCTCACACACAAGCCAAACGAAGTGGACACCAAGAAAAACAGCATGAG GTGCAGACATAAAGGCaaggctgcgctggagaggacggagaggaggaaagggaacagagagaaaacaaTGACACACACCGACCAATGCATCACCGGAAC GTGTGGCCCTATGTGCAGAGGGCGCCCCCTGGCCCCCTGGATGTGGCACTGCCGCTGGGTTGTCCTCAGTGTGTATCTGGTAGTGCTCTGCTGTGTGATACTACTGATCATCCTTTTCTGGCTCGGTCCTGAACGTCTGCTGTGA
- the mkrn4 gene encoding makorin, ring finger protein, 4 isoform X3: MESDIGQSSHFRSGVTCRQFLNGSCRFGSRCHYLHELPSVLPPTSQICRYFQKGGCWFGDGCRYLHVTAPEAASAGLSRRGSAPVVHTPWVGHALPERRGSEPSLLQAQGFYSQGRRGAESMQTYVAHPQHNFGRQNTDITEEDVAEGSSQTSPHRRAESSHAHVPEPQASVQQCPETSAQTTVPSSTLSAQAGEWRPLVNQQQEPSSLEVAAEHGAASATAAFQTAQEHTEFFNQSKDVTCGICMETVYEKTSAEERRFGILPNCSHPFCLSCIVTWRKTKNFHEEVIKSCPQCRVKSAFYVPNKYWVEGQPKETLIRNFKAKCSKRRCSFFMRHGCCPFKTECLYWHDLPHGYRPPRRRRSAHSHHAMSLDDLGSLQLLDYVIAMTLLDDLLDDEDEDEFPLYLSEYDDYDLF, encoded by the exons ATGGAGTCAGATATAGGGCAATCTTCGCATTTTCGTAGTGGTGTGACTTGTAG GCAATTCTTGAACGGTTCATGCAGATTCGGTTCGCGCTGTCATTATCTACACGAGTTGCCATCAGTGTTGCCGCCGACATCCCAAATATGCAGGTACTTCCAGAAAGGTGGATGCTGGTTTGGAGATGGCTGCAG ATATCTCCACGTCACTGCTCCTGAGGCAGCCAGTGCGGGGTTGAGTAGGAGGGGTTCAGCACCTGTGGTTCACACCCCATGGGTTGGCCATGCACTACCAGAACGTAGAGGATCAGAGCCATCTCTACTGCAGGCACAGGGCTTCTACAGCCAAGGACGTCGGGGCGCAGAGTCCATGCAGACCTATGTAGCACACCCCCAGCACAACTTTGGCCGCCAGAACACTGATATCACAGAAGAGGATGTAGCCGAAGGTTCATCGCAAACTTCACCGCACCGACGGG CGGAGTCATCACATGCTCATGTCCCAGAGCCCCAAGCTTCAGTCCAACAGTGTCCTGAGACATCGGCCCAAACTACAGTTCCATCCAGCACACTGTCGGCTCAAGCAGGCGAATGGAGGCCTCTAGTCAATCAGCAG caGGAGCCTTCCTCCCTGGAGGTAGCAGCAGAGCATGGTGCCGCCTCTGCCACTGCTGCCTTCCAGACGGCCCAGGAGCATACGGAATTCTTCAACCAAAGTAAAGATGTGACCTGTGGCATCTGCATGGAGACTGTGTACGAGAAGACCAGTGCTGAGGAGAGGCGCTTTGGCATCCTGCCCAACTGCAGCCATCCTTTCTGCCTGAGCTGCATTGTCACCTGGAGGAAAACCAAAAACTTCCATGAAGAAGTTATAAA GAGCTGCCCACAGTGCAGAGTGAAGTCCGCGTTTTACGTCCCTAATAAGTACTGGGTGGAGGGACAACCAAAGGAAACCCTTATCCGTAACTTCAAAGCGAAATGCAG TAAAAGAAGATGTAGTTTCTTCATGCGTCATGGATGCTGTCCCTTCAAGACTGAGTGTCTCTATTGGCATGACCTGCCTCATGGCTACCGACCACCTCGCCGACGTAGATCAGCACATTCT CACCATGCGATGAGTCTGGATGACTTGGGCAGCCTACAACTTCTTGACTATGTCATTGCTATGACTCTGCTGGATGACTTGCTggatgatgaggatgaggatgagttCCCCTTGTACCTGAGTGAATATGACGATTATGACCTATTCTGA
- the mkrn4 gene encoding makorin, ring finger protein, 4 isoform X1, with protein sequence MEQYGFQYHDSYERPSINRRICRQFLNGSCRFGSRCHYLHELPSVLPPTSQICRYFQKGGCWFGDGCRYLHVTAPEAASAGLSRRGSAPVVHTPWVGHALPERRGSEPSLLQAQGFYSQGRRGAESMQTYVAHPQHNFGRQNTDITEEDVAEGSSQTSPHRRAESSHAHVPEPQASVQQCPETSAQTTVPSSTLSAQAGEWRPLVNQQQEPSSLEVAAEHGAASATAAFQTAQEHTEFFNQSKDVTCGICMETVYEKTSAEERRFGILPNCSHPFCLSCIVTWRKTKNFHEEVIKSCPQCRVKSAFYVPNKYWVEGQPKETLIRNFKAKCSKRRCSFFMRHGCCPFKTECLYWHDLPHGYRPPRRRRSAHSHHAMSLDDLGSLQLLDYVIAMTLLDDLLDDEDEDEFPLYLSEYDDYDLF encoded by the exons ATGGAACAATATGGGTTTCAGTACCATGACTCTTATGAACGTCCTTCAATTAATAGAAGGATTTGCAG GCAATTCTTGAACGGTTCATGCAGATTCGGTTCGCGCTGTCATTATCTACACGAGTTGCCATCAGTGTTGCCGCCGACATCCCAAATATGCAGGTACTTCCAGAAAGGTGGATGCTGGTTTGGAGATGGCTGCAG ATATCTCCACGTCACTGCTCCTGAGGCAGCCAGTGCGGGGTTGAGTAGGAGGGGTTCAGCACCTGTGGTTCACACCCCATGGGTTGGCCATGCACTACCAGAACGTAGAGGATCAGAGCCATCTCTACTGCAGGCACAGGGCTTCTACAGCCAAGGACGTCGGGGCGCAGAGTCCATGCAGACCTATGTAGCACACCCCCAGCACAACTTTGGCCGCCAGAACACTGATATCACAGAAGAGGATGTAGCCGAAGGTTCATCGCAAACTTCACCGCACCGACGGG CGGAGTCATCACATGCTCATGTCCCAGAGCCCCAAGCTTCAGTCCAACAGTGTCCTGAGACATCGGCCCAAACTACAGTTCCATCCAGCACACTGTCGGCTCAAGCAGGCGAATGGAGGCCTCTAGTCAATCAGCAG caGGAGCCTTCCTCCCTGGAGGTAGCAGCAGAGCATGGTGCCGCCTCTGCCACTGCTGCCTTCCAGACGGCCCAGGAGCATACGGAATTCTTCAACCAAAGTAAAGATGTGACCTGTGGCATCTGCATGGAGACTGTGTACGAGAAGACCAGTGCTGAGGAGAGGCGCTTTGGCATCCTGCCCAACTGCAGCCATCCTTTCTGCCTGAGCTGCATTGTCACCTGGAGGAAAACCAAAAACTTCCATGAAGAAGTTATAAA GAGCTGCCCACAGTGCAGAGTGAAGTCCGCGTTTTACGTCCCTAATAAGTACTGGGTGGAGGGACAACCAAAGGAAACCCTTATCCGTAACTTCAAAGCGAAATGCAG TAAAAGAAGATGTAGTTTCTTCATGCGTCATGGATGCTGTCCCTTCAAGACTGAGTGTCTCTATTGGCATGACCTGCCTCATGGCTACCGACCACCTCGCCGACGTAGATCAGCACATTCT CACCATGCGATGAGTCTGGATGACTTGGGCAGCCTACAACTTCTTGACTATGTCATTGCTATGACTCTGCTGGATGACTTGCTggatgatgaggatgaggatgagttCCCCTTGTACCTGAGTGAATATGACGATTATGACCTATTCTGA
- the mkrn4 gene encoding makorin, ring finger protein, 4 isoform X2, with protein MEQYGFQYHDSYERPSINRRICRQFLNGSCRFGSRCHYLHELPSVLPPTSQICRYFQKGGCWFGDGCRYLHVTAPEAASAGLSRRGSAPVVHTPWVGHALPERRGSEPSLLQAQGFYSQGRRGAESMQTYVAHPQHNFGRQNTDITEEDVAEGSSQTSPHRRAESSHAHVPEPQASVQQCPETSAQTTVPSSTLSAQAGEWRPLVNQQEPSSLEVAAEHGAASATAAFQTAQEHTEFFNQSKDVTCGICMETVYEKTSAEERRFGILPNCSHPFCLSCIVTWRKTKNFHEEVIKSCPQCRVKSAFYVPNKYWVEGQPKETLIRNFKAKCSKRRCSFFMRHGCCPFKTECLYWHDLPHGYRPPRRRRSAHSHHAMSLDDLGSLQLLDYVIAMTLLDDLLDDEDEDEFPLYLSEYDDYDLF; from the exons ATGGAACAATATGGGTTTCAGTACCATGACTCTTATGAACGTCCTTCAATTAATAGAAGGATTTGCAG GCAATTCTTGAACGGTTCATGCAGATTCGGTTCGCGCTGTCATTATCTACACGAGTTGCCATCAGTGTTGCCGCCGACATCCCAAATATGCAGGTACTTCCAGAAAGGTGGATGCTGGTTTGGAGATGGCTGCAG ATATCTCCACGTCACTGCTCCTGAGGCAGCCAGTGCGGGGTTGAGTAGGAGGGGTTCAGCACCTGTGGTTCACACCCCATGGGTTGGCCATGCACTACCAGAACGTAGAGGATCAGAGCCATCTCTACTGCAGGCACAGGGCTTCTACAGCCAAGGACGTCGGGGCGCAGAGTCCATGCAGACCTATGTAGCACACCCCCAGCACAACTTTGGCCGCCAGAACACTGATATCACAGAAGAGGATGTAGCCGAAGGTTCATCGCAAACTTCACCGCACCGACGGG CGGAGTCATCACATGCTCATGTCCCAGAGCCCCAAGCTTCAGTCCAACAGTGTCCTGAGACATCGGCCCAAACTACAGTTCCATCCAGCACACTGTCGGCTCAAGCAGGCGAATGGAGGCCTCTAGTCAATCAGCAG GAGCCTTCCTCCCTGGAGGTAGCAGCAGAGCATGGTGCCGCCTCTGCCACTGCTGCCTTCCAGACGGCCCAGGAGCATACGGAATTCTTCAACCAAAGTAAAGATGTGACCTGTGGCATCTGCATGGAGACTGTGTACGAGAAGACCAGTGCTGAGGAGAGGCGCTTTGGCATCCTGCCCAACTGCAGCCATCCTTTCTGCCTGAGCTGCATTGTCACCTGGAGGAAAACCAAAAACTTCCATGAAGAAGTTATAAA GAGCTGCCCACAGTGCAGAGTGAAGTCCGCGTTTTACGTCCCTAATAAGTACTGGGTGGAGGGACAACCAAAGGAAACCCTTATCCGTAACTTCAAAGCGAAATGCAG TAAAAGAAGATGTAGTTTCTTCATGCGTCATGGATGCTGTCCCTTCAAGACTGAGTGTCTCTATTGGCATGACCTGCCTCATGGCTACCGACCACCTCGCCGACGTAGATCAGCACATTCT CACCATGCGATGAGTCTGGATGACTTGGGCAGCCTACAACTTCTTGACTATGTCATTGCTATGACTCTGCTGGATGACTTGCTggatgatgaggatgaggatgagttCCCCTTGTACCTGAGTGAATATGACGATTATGACCTATTCTGA